A single Streptomyces sannanensis DNA region contains:
- a CDS encoding adenylate kinase, with protein sequence MRIVLVGPPGAGKGTQAAFLAKNLAIPHISTGDLFRANISQGTALGKQAKAFMDAGELVPDEVTIGMAKDRMEQPDAGNGFLLDGFPRNVSQAEALDEMLKTEGMKLDGVLDLEVPEDEVVKRIAGRRICRNDSAHVFHVSYTPPKQEGVCDVCGGELYQRDDDSEETVRKRLEVYHTQTEPIIDYYKAQGLVVTISALGKVDEVTKRAMDALKGDSAA encoded by the coding sequence ATGCGAATCGTCCTCGTCGGACCTCCCGGTGCCGGCAAGGGAACGCAGGCCGCGTTCCTTGCCAAGAACCTGGCCATCCCGCACATCTCCACGGGTGACCTCTTCCGGGCCAACATCAGTCAGGGCACGGCTCTCGGCAAGCAGGCCAAGGCGTTCATGGACGCCGGTGAACTCGTTCCGGACGAGGTCACGATCGGCATGGCCAAGGACCGGATGGAGCAGCCCGACGCCGGGAACGGCTTCCTCCTCGACGGCTTCCCGCGCAACGTCTCGCAGGCCGAGGCGCTCGACGAGATGCTGAAGACCGAGGGCATGAAGCTCGACGGGGTGCTCGACCTGGAGGTTCCCGAGGACGAGGTCGTGAAGCGGATCGCCGGCCGGCGCATCTGCCGCAACGACAGCGCGCACGTCTTCCACGTCTCGTACACCCCGCCGAAGCAGGAGGGCGTCTGCGACGTCTGCGGCGGCGAGCTGTACCAGCGCGACGACGACTCCGAGGAGACCGTGCGCAAGCGGCTGGAGGTCTACCACACGCAGACCGAGCCGATCATCGACTACTACAAGGCCCAGGGCCTGGTGGTCACCATCTCGGCGCTCGGCAAGGTCGACGAGGTGACCAAGCGCGCGATGGACGCCCTCAAGGGCGACAGCGCGGCCTGA
- the rpmC gene encoding 50S ribosomal protein L29: protein MSAGTKASELRELGNEELVGKLREAKEELFNLRFQAATGQLENHGRLRAVRKDIARIYTLMRERELGIETVENA from the coding sequence ATGTCGGCCGGTACCAAGGCGTCCGAGCTGCGCGAGCTGGGCAACGAGGAGCTTGTCGGCAAGCTCCGCGAGGCCAAGGAAGAGCTGTTCAACCTCCGCTTCCAGGCGGCGACCGGACAGCTCGAGAACCACGGCCGGCTGAGGGCCGTCCGCAAGGACATCGCGCGGATCTACACCCTGATGCGCGAGCGCGAGCTGGGCATCGAGACGGTGGAGAACGCCTGA
- the rpsS gene encoding 30S ribosomal protein S19 — MPRSLKKGPFVDDHLIKKVDVQNEAGTKNVIKTWSRRSMIIPAMLGHTIAVHNGKTHVPVFVTESMVGHKLGEFSPTRTFRGHVKDDRKSKRR, encoded by the coding sequence ATGCCGCGCAGTCTCAAGAAGGGGCCCTTCGTCGACGACCACCTGATCAAGAAGGTGGATGTCCAGAACGAAGCAGGCACCAAGAACGTCATCAAGACCTGGTCCCGTCGCTCGATGATCATCCCGGCCATGCTGGGCCACACGATCGCGGTGCACAACGGCAAGACCCATGTCCCGGTGTTCGTCACCGAGTCCATGGTCGGCCACAAGCTCGGCGAGTTCTCGCCGACTCGCACCTTCCGAGGCCACGTCAAGGACGACCGGAAGTCGAAGCGCCGCTAA
- the rpsH gene encoding 30S ribosomal protein S8: MTMTDPIADMLTRLRNANSAYHDSVVMPHSKIKSHIAEILQQEGFITGWRVEDAEVGKNLVLELKFGPNRERSIAGIKRISKPGLRVYAKSTNLPKVLGGLGVAIISTSHGLLTDKQAQKKGVGGEVLAYVW; encoded by the coding sequence ATGACCATGACTGATCCGATCGCAGACATGCTGACGCGTCTGCGTAACGCGAACTCGGCGTACCACGACTCCGTCGTGATGCCGCACAGCAAGATCAAGTCGCACATCGCGGAGATCCTCCAGCAGGAGGGCTTCATCACGGGCTGGCGTGTCGAGGACGCCGAGGTCGGCAAGAACCTCGTCCTCGAGCTGAAGTTCGGCCCGAACCGTGAGCGCTCCATCGCGGGCATCAAGCGGATCTCGAAGCCCGGTCTCCGGGTCTACGCGAAGTCCACCAACCTGCCGAAGGTGCTCGGCGGCCTGGGCGTGGCGATCATCTCCACGTCGCACGGTCTCCTGACCGACAAGCAGGCGCAGAAGAAGGGCGTGGGTGGGGAAGTCCTCGCCTACGTCTGGTAA
- the rpmD gene encoding 50S ribosomal protein L30, translated as MARLKITQTKSYIGSKQNHRDTLRSLGLKRVNDVVVKEDRPEFRGMVHTVRHLVTVEEVD; from the coding sequence ATGGCTCGCCTCAAGATCACGCAGACGAAGTCGTACATCGGCAGCAAGCAGAACCACCGCGACACCCTGCGTTCGCTTGGCCTGAAGCGGGTCAACGACGTGGTCGTCAAGGAGGACCGCCCCGAGTTCCGCGGCATGGTGCACACCGTCCGCCACCTCGTGACGGTTGAGGAGGTCGACTGA
- the rplN gene encoding 50S ribosomal protein L14 has translation MIQQESRLRVADNTGAKEILCIRVLGGSGRRYAGIGDVIVATVKDAIPGGNVKKGDVVKAVVVRTVKERRRQDGSYIRFDENAAVILKNDGDPRGTRIFGPVGRELREKKFMKIISLAPEVL, from the coding sequence GTGATCCAGCAGGAGTCGCGACTGCGCGTCGCCGACAACACTGGTGCGAAGGAGATCCTTTGCATCCGTGTGCTCGGTGGCTCCGGTCGCCGCTACGCGGGCATCGGTGACGTCATCGTCGCCACCGTCAAGGACGCGATCCCCGGTGGCAACGTGAAGAAGGGCGACGTCGTCAAGGCTGTCGTCGTGCGCACCGTCAAGGAGCGCCGTCGCCAGGACGGCTCGTACATCCGCTTCGACGAGAACGCCGCCGTCATTCTGAAGAACGACGGTGACCCTCGCGGCACCCGCATCTTCGGCCCGGTCGGCCGTGAGCTGCGCGAGAAGAAGTTCATGAAGATCATCTCGCTCGCGCCGGAGGTGCTGTAA
- the secY gene encoding preprotein translocase subunit SecY, which produces MLTAFARAFKTPDLRKKLLFTLGIIALYRVGANVPIPGVSYKNVQICVEQASQGANSLFGLVNMFSGGALLQITIFALGIMPYITASIILQLLTVVIPRLEALKKEGQAGTTKITQYTRYLTVALAILQGTGLVATARSGALFSGCAVAGEIVPDRSIFTTVTMVITMTAGTAVVMWLGELITDRGIGNGMSILMFVSIAATFPGQLWAIKQQGKLAQGWIEFGTVILVGFVMVALVVFVEQAQRRIPVQYAKRMIGRRSYGGTSTYIPLKVNQAGVIPVIFASSLLYIPALIVQFSNSQADWAVWIRNNFVKGDHPYYIASYFILIVFFAFFYVAISFNPEEVADNMKKYGGFIPGIRAGRPTAEYLSYVLNRITWPGSLYLGLIALVPTMALAGFGANQNFPFGGTSILIIVGVGLETVKQIESQLQQRNYEGFLR; this is translated from the coding sequence GTGCTCACCGCGTTCGCCCGGGCGTTCAAGACACCCGACCTGCGCAAGAAGCTGCTCTTCACGCTCGGCATCATCGCGCTGTACCGGGTCGGCGCGAATGTCCCGATTCCCGGTGTCAGCTACAAGAACGTCCAGATCTGTGTGGAACAGGCAAGCCAGGGGGCCAACAGCCTCTTCGGCCTGGTCAACATGTTCAGCGGTGGTGCGCTGCTGCAGATCACGATCTTCGCGCTGGGCATCATGCCGTACATCACGGCAAGCATCATTCTGCAGCTGCTGACTGTGGTCATTCCGCGGCTGGAGGCCCTCAAGAAGGAGGGCCAGGCGGGTACCACGAAGATCACGCAGTACACCCGTTACCTCACGGTGGCGCTCGCCATTCTGCAGGGCACCGGCCTGGTGGCCACCGCCCGCAGCGGTGCGCTCTTCAGCGGCTGCGCGGTCGCCGGGGAGATCGTGCCCGACCGGTCGATCTTCACCACGGTCACCATGGTCATCACCATGACCGCCGGTACCGCCGTGGTCATGTGGCTGGGTGAGCTCATCACCGACCGCGGTATCGGCAACGGCATGTCGATCCTGATGTTCGTCTCGATCGCCGCCACCTTCCCCGGCCAGCTGTGGGCCATCAAGCAGCAGGGCAAGCTCGCCCAGGGCTGGATCGAGTTCGGCACCGTCATCCTGGTCGGCTTCGTCATGGTCGCCCTGGTGGTCTTCGTCGAGCAGGCACAGCGCCGCATCCCGGTCCAGTACGCGAAGCGGATGATCGGCCGCCGGTCCTACGGCGGAACGTCCACCTACATCCCGCTGAAGGTCAACCAGGCGGGTGTGATTCCGGTCATCTTCGCGTCGTCGCTGCTTTACATTCCGGCCCTGATCGTTCAGTTCTCGAACTCGCAGGCCGACTGGGCGGTGTGGATCAGGAACAACTTCGTCAAGGGTGACCACCCCTACTACATCGCGTCGTACTTCATCCTCATCGTGTTCTTCGCCTTCTTCTACGTGGCGATCTCGTTCAACCCCGAGGAAGTCGCCGACAACATGAAGAAGTATGGTGGCTTCATCCCGGGTATCCGGGCTGGTCGACCTACTGCTGAGTACCTGAGCTATGTGCTCAACCGGATCACCTGGCCGGGCTCGCTGTACCTGGGTCTGATCGCTCTCGTACCAACGATGGCGTTGGCGGGCTTCGGCGCTAACCAGAACTTCCCGTTCGGCGGGACGAGCATCCTGATCATCGTGGGTGTGGGTCTGGAGACCGTGAAGCAGATCGAGAGCCAGCTCCAGCAGCGCAATTACGAAGGGTTCCTCCGCTGA
- the rplP gene encoding 50S ribosomal protein L16: MLIPRRVKHRKQHHPKRNGMSKGGTQVAFGEYGIQALTPAYVTNRQIEAARIAMTRHIKRGGKVWINIYPDRPLTKKPAETRMGSGKGSPEWWIANVKPGRVMFELSYPNEKIAREALTRAAHKLPMKCRIVKREAGEA; encoded by the coding sequence ATGCTGATCCCTCGTAGGGTCAAGCACCGCAAGCAGCACCACCCGAAGCGCAACGGTATGTCCAAGGGTGGCACGCAGGTTGCGTTCGGCGAGTACGGCATCCAGGCGCTGACCCCGGCGTACGTGACGAACCGTCAGATCGAGGCCGCTCGTATCGCGATGACCCGTCACATCAAGCGTGGCGGCAAGGTCTGGATCAACATCTACCCGGACCGTCCCCTCACCAAGAAGCCTGCCGAGACCCGCATGGGTTCCGGTAAGGGTTCCCCGGAGTGGTGGATCGCGAACGTCAAGCCTGGGCGCGTGATGTTCGAGCTGTCCTACCCGAACGAGAAGATTGCACGTGAGGCTCTCACTCGTGCGGCTCACAAGCTGCCGATGAAGTGCCGGATCGTCAAGCGCGAGGCAGGTGAAGCGTGA
- the rpsQ gene encoding 30S ribosomal protein S17 → MSEKNVTETTEQRGFRKTREGLVVSDKMDKTVVVAVEDRVKHALYGKVIRRTNKLKAHDEQNAAGVGDRVLLMETRPLSATKRWRVVEILEKAK, encoded by the coding sequence ATGAGCGAGAAGAACGTGACTGAGACGACTGAGCAGCGCGGTTTCCGCAAGACCCGTGAGGGTCTGGTCGTCAGCGACAAGATGGACAAGACCGTCGTCGTCGCTGTCGAGGACCGTGTCAAGCACGCGCTGTACGGCAAGGTCATCCGCCGTACCAACAAGCTCAAGGCGCACGACGAGCAGAACGCCGCGGGTGTCGGCGACCGCGTCCTCCTCATGGAGACCCGGCCGCTGTCCGCGACGAAGCGCTGGCGCGTCGTCGAGATCCTCGAGAAGGCCAAGTAA
- the rplR gene encoding 50S ribosomal protein L18, with the protein MAYGVKIAKGKAYKAAAIKRRHIRIRKRISGTAERPRLVVTRSNRHIVAQVIDDVQGHTLASASTLDTSIRGVEGDKSAQAGKVGALVAERAKAAGVEAVVFDRGGNQYAGRIAALADAAREAGLKF; encoded by the coding sequence ATGGCATACGGTGTGAAGATCGCCAAGGGCAAGGCCTACAAGGCCGCTGCCATCAAGCGCCGCCACATCCGCATCCGCAAGAGGATCTCGGGCACGGCCGAGCGTCCGCGCCTGGTCGTGACGCGCTCGAACCGCCACATCGTGGCCCAGGTCATCGACGACGTGCAGGGTCACACCCTGGCGTCGGCGTCGACCCTGGACACGTCGATCCGCGGTGTCGAGGGCGACAAGAGCGCCCAGGCCGGCAAGGTCGGCGCCCTGGTCGCCGAGCGCGCCAAGGCCGCGGGTGTCGAGGCTGTCGTGTTCGACCGTGGTGGCAACCAGTACGCCGGGCGCATTGCCGCTCTGGCGGACGCCGCCCGCGAAGCCGGGCTGAAGTTCTAA
- the rplV gene encoding 50S ribosomal protein L22, giving the protein MEARAQARYIRVTPMKARRVVDLIRGMDATEAQAVLRFAPQAASVPVGKVLDSAIANAAHNYNHTDASSLVISEAYVDEGPTLKRFRPRAQGRAYRIRKRTSHITVVVASKEGTR; this is encoded by the coding sequence ATGGAAGCCAGGGCTCAGGCGCGGTACATCCGCGTCACGCCCATGAAGGCCCGCCGTGTGGTGGACCTCATCCGTGGCATGGACGCCACGGAGGCCCAGGCGGTCCTGCGTTTCGCTCCGCAGGCCGCGAGTGTGCCGGTCGGCAAGGTGCTGGACAGCGCCATCGCCAACGCCGCGCACAACTACAACCACACGGACGCCTCCTCGCTGGTCATCAGCGAGGCGTACGTCGACGAGGGCCCGACCCTGAAGCGGTTCCGTCCGCGTGCCCAGGGCCGTGCCTACCGGATCCGTAAGCGGACCAGCCACATCACCGTGGTCGTCGCCAGCAAGGAAGGAACCCGGTAA
- the rplB gene encoding 50S ribosomal protein L2: MGIRKYKPTTPGRRGSSVADFVEITRSTPEKSLVRPLHSKGGRNNTGRVTVRHQGGGHKRAYRVIDFRRHDKDGVPAKVAHIEYDPNRTARIALLHYADGEKRYILAPRGLSQGDRVENGPAADIKPGNNLALRNIPVGTTIHAIELRPGGGAKFARSAGASVQLLAKEGSMAHLRMPSGEIRLVDVRCRATIGEVGNAEQSNINWGKAGRMRWKGVRPTVRGVAMNPVDHPHGGGEGKTSGGRHPVSPWGQKEGRTRSPKKASSKYIVRRRKTNKKR, translated from the coding sequence ATGGGTATCCGCAAGTACAAGCCGACGACTCCGGGCCGTCGTGGCTCCAGCGTCGCCGACTTCGTCGAGATCACGCGGTCCACGCCGGAGAAGTCGCTGGTCCGCCCCCTGCACAGCAAGGGCGGCCGTAACAACACCGGTCGTGTGACCGTCCGCCACCAGGGCGGTGGCCACAAGCGCGCCTACCGTGTGATCGACTTCCGTCGTCACGACAAGGACGGCGTGCCGGCGAAGGTCGCTCACATCGAGTACGACCCCAACCGCACCGCGCGCATCGCGCTCCTGCACTACGCGGACGGCGAGAAGCGCTACATTCTCGCGCCGCGTGGCCTGTCGCAGGGCGACCGTGTCGAGAACGGCCCCGCCGCCGACATCAAGCCCGGCAACAACCTGGCGCTGCGCAACATCCCGGTCGGTACGACCATCCACGCCATCGAGCTGCGTCCCGGCGGCGGCGCGAAGTTCGCCCGCTCCGCCGGTGCGTCCGTGCAGCTGCTGGCGAAGGAGGGCTCCATGGCCCACCTGCGCATGCCGTCCGGTGAGATCCGCCTGGTCGACGTCCGCTGCCGCGCCACCATCGGCGAGGTCGGCAACGCCGAGCAGTCGAACATCAACTGGGGCAAGGCCGGCCGTATGCGCTGGAAGGGCGTCCGCCCGACCGTCCGTGGTGTCGCCATGAACCCGGTGGACCACCCGCACGGTGGTGGTGAGGGCAAGACCTCCGGTGGTCGCCACCCGGTCTCCCCGTGGGGTCAGAAGGAGGGTCGTACGCGCTCTCCCAAGAAGGCGAGCAGCAAGTACATCGTCCGCCGCCGCAAGACGAACAAGAAGCGCTAG
- the rpsE gene encoding 30S ribosomal protein S5, with product MAGPQRRGSGAGGGERRDRKGRDGGAAAAEKTAYVERVVAINRVAKVVKGGRRFSFTALVVVGDGDGTVGVGYGKAKEVPAAIAKGVEEAKKHFFKVPRIQGTIPHPIQGEKAAGVVLLKPASPGTGVIAGGPVRAVLECAGVHDILSKSLGSDNAINIVHATVEALKGLQRPEEIAARRGLPLEDVAPAALLRARAGAGA from the coding sequence ATGGCTGGACCCCAGCGCCGCGGCAGCGGTGCCGGTGGCGGCGAGCGGCGGGACCGGAAGGGCCGTGACGGCGGCGCTGCTGCCGCCGAGAAGACCGCGTACGTTGAGCGCGTCGTCGCGATCAACCGCGTCGCCAAGGTTGTGAAGGGTGGTCGTCGCTTCAGCTTCACCGCGCTGGTCGTGGTGGGCGACGGTGACGGCACCGTGGGTGTCGGTTACGGCAAGGCCAAGGAGGTGCCGGCCGCCATCGCCAAGGGTGTTGAGGAGGCCAAGAAGCACTTCTTCAAGGTCCCCCGTATCCAGGGCACCATCCCGCACCCGATCCAGGGTGAGAAGGCCGCGGGCGTCGTCCTGCTCAAGCCGGCTTCCCCCGGTACCGGTGTTATCGCCGGTGGCCCGGTGCGTGCCGTGCTCGAGTGCGCCGGCGTTCACGACATCCTGTCGAAGTCGCTCGGCTCCGACAACGCGATCAACATCGTGCACGCGACCGTGGAGGCCCTGAAGGGCCTGCAGCGTCCCGAGGAGATCGCGGCTCGCCGTGGTCTGCCGCTCGAGGACGTCGCCCCCGCGGCTCTGCTTCGTGCGCGTGCGGGAGCGGGTGCGTAA
- the rplO gene encoding 50S ribosomal protein L15 — MAEQNPLKIHNLRPAPGAKTAKTRVGRGEASKGKTAGRGTKGTKARYQVPESFEGGQMPLHMRLPKLKGFKNPFKTEFQVVNLDKLAELYPQGGEVTVADLVAKGAVRKNQLVKVLGQGEISVALQVTVDAASASAKEKIAAAGGTVTELV, encoded by the coding sequence ATGGCGGAGCAGAACCCGCTGAAGATCCACAACCTCCGTCCCGCCCCGGGCGCCAAGACCGCCAAGACCCGTGTGGGTCGTGGTGAGGCGTCGAAGGGTAAGACGGCCGGTCGTGGTACGAAGGGTACGAAGGCCCGTTACCAGGTTCCGGAGAGCTTTGAGGGTGGCCAGATGCCGCTCCACATGCGCCTCCCGAAGCTGAAGGGCTTCAAGAACCCCTTCAAGACGGAGTTCCAGGTCGTCAACCTGGACAAGCTGGCCGAGCTCTACCCGCAGGGTGGCGAGGTCACGGTGGCCGACCTGGTCGCCAAGGGCGCGGTTCGCAAGAACCAGCTCGTCAAGGTGCTCGGCCAGGGCGAGATCTCCGTGGCGCTGCAGGTGACGGTCGACGCCGCCTCCGCCTCCGCCAAGGAGAAGATCGCCGCTGCCGGCGGCACCGTCACCGAGCTCGTCTGA
- the map gene encoding type I methionyl aminopeptidase codes for MVEIKTPEQIAKMREAGLVVAAIHAATREAAVPGATTKDLDEVARKVLKEHGAKSNFLGYGGFPATICTSVNEVVVHGIPDDKTVLKDGDIISIDCGAIIEGWHGDAAYTAFVGSGHAPELLELSRVTEESMWAGIAAMKKGNRLVDVSRAIESYIRRQPRPPKGKYGIIEEYGGHGIGSEMHMDPHLLNYVDKRRLLGRHNPKLVPGLCLAIEPMVSLGTPRTEVLEDDWTVITTDGTWSSHWEHSVALTEQGPLVLTAPDGGKARLAELGVVAAPDPLG; via the coding sequence ATGGTGGAGATCAAGACCCCCGAGCAGATCGCGAAGATGCGCGAGGCGGGACTGGTCGTCGCCGCCATCCACGCGGCCACCCGGGAGGCGGCCGTCCCCGGCGCCACCACCAAGGATCTGGACGAGGTCGCCCGCAAGGTGCTCAAGGAGCACGGCGCCAAGTCGAACTTCCTCGGGTACGGCGGCTTCCCCGCCACGATCTGCACCTCGGTCAACGAGGTCGTCGTCCACGGCATCCCGGACGACAAGACCGTCCTGAAGGACGGCGACATCATCTCCATCGACTGCGGCGCGATCATCGAAGGCTGGCACGGCGACGCCGCCTACACCGCCTTCGTGGGCTCCGGCCACGCCCCGGAGCTGCTCGAGCTCTCCCGGGTGACCGAGGAGTCGATGTGGGCCGGCATCGCCGCGATGAAGAAGGGCAACCGGCTGGTCGACGTGTCCCGGGCGATCGAGAGCTACATCCGCCGCCAGCCGCGCCCGCCGAAGGGCAAGTACGGGATCATCGAGGAGTACGGCGGTCACGGCATCGGCTCCGAGATGCACATGGACCCGCATCTGCTGAACTACGTCGACAAGCGCCGCCTCCTCGGCCGCCACAACCCGAAGCTGGTCCCCGGCCTCTGCCTGGCGATCGAGCCGATGGTCTCGCTGGGCACCCCCCGCACCGAGGTGCTGGAGGACGACTGGACGGTCATCACGACCGACGGCACCTGGTCCTCGCACTGGGAGCACTCGGTGGCCCTCACCGAACAGGGCCCCCTGGTGCTGACCGCCCCCGACGGCGGCAAGGCGCGGCTCGCGGAACTGGGCGTCGTGGCGGCCCCGGATCCGCTGGGCTGA
- the rplE gene encoding 50S ribosomal protein L5 — MTTTTTPRLKTKYREEITGKLREEFSYENVMQVPGLVKIVVNMGVGDAARDSKLIEGAIRDLTTITGQKPAVTKARKSIAQFKLREGQPIGAHVTLRGDRMWEFLDRTLSLALPRIRDFRGLSPKQFDGRGNYTFGLTEQVMFHEIDQDKIDRVRGMDITVVTTATNDAEGRALLRHLGFPFKEA; from the coding sequence ATGACGACCACCACGACTCCGCGTCTCAAGACGAAGTACCGCGAGGAGATCACCGGCAAGCTGCGTGAGGAGTTCTCGTACGAGAACGTCATGCAGGTTCCGGGCCTCGTCAAGATCGTGGTCAACATGGGTGTGGGCGACGCCGCCCGCGACTCCAAGCTGATCGAGGGCGCCATCCGCGACCTCACCACGATCACCGGTCAGAAGCCGGCCGTCACCAAGGCCCGCAAGTCCATCGCGCAGTTCAAGCTGCGTGAGGGTCAGCCGATCGGTGCCCACGTCACGCTCCGTGGCGACCGCATGTGGGAGTTCCTGGACCGCACCCTGTCGCTCGCGCTGCCGCGCATCCGCGACTTCCGTGGTCTGTCCCCGAAGCAGTTCGACGGCCGTGGCAACTACACCTTCGGTCTCACGGAGCAGGTCATGTTCCACGAGATCGACCAGGACAAGATCGACCGCGTCCGGGGTATGGACATCACCGTGGTGACCACGGCGACCAACGACGCTGAGGGCCGTGCGCTCCTCCGTCACCTCGGCTTCCCGTTCAAGGAGGCGTAA
- the rplX gene encoding 50S ribosomal protein L24 produces MKIKKGDLVQVITGKDKGKQGKVIAAFPREDRVLVEGVNRVKKHTKANQPGRASQAGGIVTVEAPVHVSNVQLVVEKDGKKVVTRVGYRFDENGNKIRVAKRTGEDI; encoded by the coding sequence ATGAAGATCAAGAAGGGCGACCTGGTCCAGGTCATCACCGGTAAGGACAAGGGCAAGCAGGGCAAGGTCATCGCGGCCTTCCCCCGCGAGGACCGCGTCCTGGTCGAGGGTGTCAACCGGGTCAAGAAGCACACGAAGGCCAACCAGCCGGGCCGCGCTTCGCAGGCCGGCGGCATCGTGACCGTCGAGGCCCCGGTCCACGTGAGCAACGTTCAGCTCGTCGTGGAGAAGGACGGCAAGAAGGTCGTGACCCGCGTCGGCTACCGCTTCGACGAGAACGGCAACAAGATCCGCGTTGCCAAGCGGACTGGTGAGGACATCTGA
- a CDS encoding type Z 30S ribosomal protein S14 has product MAKKALIAKAARKPKFGVRAYTRCQRCGRPHSVYRKFGLCRVCLREMAHRGELPGVTKSSW; this is encoded by the coding sequence ATGGCGAAGAAGGCTCTGATCGCGAAGGCTGCCCGCAAGCCCAAGTTCGGTGTGCGTGCCTACACGCGCTGCCAGCGCTGCGGCCGTCCCCACTCCGTTTACCGCAAGTTCGGCCTGTGCCGTGTGTGCCTTCGTGAGATGGCTCACCGCGGCGAGCTGCCGGGCGTGACCAAGAGCTCCTGGTAA
- the rpsC gene encoding 30S ribosomal protein S3, translated as MGQKVNPHGFRLGITTDFKSRWYADKLYKDYVKEDVSIRRMLTSGMERAGISKVEIERTRDRVRVDIHTARPGIVIGRRGAEADKIRGQLEKLTGKQVQLNILEVKNPEVDAQLVAQAVAEQLSSRVSFRRAMRKSMQSAMKAGAKGIKIQCGGRLGGAEMSRSEFYREGRVPLHTLRANVEYGFFEAKTTFGRIGVKVWIYKGDVKNIAEVRAENAAARAGNRPARGGAERPARGGRGGERGGRGRKPQQQSAAAEAPKAEAAAPAAESTGTEA; from the coding sequence ATGGGCCAGAAGGTAAACCCGCACGGGTTCCGGCTCGGCATCACCACCGACTTCAAGTCGCGCTGGTACGCCGACAAGCTGTACAAGGACTACGTCAAGGAAGACGTCTCCATCCGTCGGATGCTGACGTCCGGCATGGAGCGCGCCGGCATCTCCAAGGTCGAGATCGAGCGCACCCGTGACCGTGTCCGCGTGGACATCCACACTGCTCGCCCGGGCATCGTCATCGGCCGCCGCGGCGCCGAGGCCGACAAGATCCGTGGCCAGCTCGAGAAGCTGACCGGCAAGCAGGTCCAGCTGAACATCCTCGAGGTCAAGAACCCCGAGGTCGACGCTCAGCTGGTGGCCCAGGCCGTCGCCGAGCAGCTGTCCTCCCGCGTCTCCTTCCGCCGCGCCATGCGCAAGAGCATGCAGTCGGCCATGAAGGCGGGCGCCAAGGGCATCAAGATCCAGTGTGGTGGCCGTCTCGGCGGCGCCGAGATGTCCCGCTCGGAGTTCTACCGCGAGGGTCGTGTGCCGCTGCACACGCTGCGCGCGAACGTCGAGTACGGCTTCTTCGAGGCCAAGACCACCTTCGGCCGCATCGGCGTGAAGGTCTGGATCTACAAGGGCGACGTCAAGAACATCGCCGAGGTCCGCGCCGAGAACGCCGCTGCCCGCGCCGGCAACCGCCCGGCCCGTGGTGGCGCTGAGCGCCCGGCCCGTGGTGGCCGTGGTGGCGAGCGTGGCGGCCGCGGCCGCAAGCCGCAGCAGCAGAGCGCCGCTGCCGAGGCCCCCAAGGCCGAGGCCGCTGCCCCCGCTGCTGAGAGCACCGGAACGGAGGCCTGA
- the rplF gene encoding 50S ribosomal protein L6 yields the protein MSRIGKLPIPVPAGVDVTIDGRTVQVKGPKGTLTHTVAAPIEIVKGEEGVLNVTRPNDERQNKALHGLSRTLVANMITGVTQGYVKKLEISGVGYRVQAKGSNLEFALGYSHPILIEAPEGITFVVEAPTRFSVQGIDKQKVGEVAANIRKLRKPDPYKAKGVKYEGEVIRRKVGKAGK from the coding sequence ATGTCGCGTATCGGCAAGCTCCCCATCCCGGTTCCCGCCGGCGTGGACGTCACCATCGATGGCCGTACGGTCCAGGTGAAGGGCCCCAAGGGCACCCTGACCCACACCGTTGCCGCGCCGATCGAGATCGTCAAGGGTGAGGAAGGCGTTCTGAACGTCACCCGCCCGAACGACGAGCGGCAGAACAAGGCTCTGCACGGCCTGTCCCGCACCCTGGTGGCGAACATGATCACCGGTGTGACCCAGGGATACGTCAAGAAGCTCGAGATCAGCGGTGTCGGTTACCGCGTCCAGGCGAAGGGCTCCAACCTGGAGTTCGCGCTGGGCTACAGCCACCCGATCCTCATCGAGGCCCCCGAGGGCATCACCTTCGTCGTCGAGGCCCCGACCCGTTTCTCGGTCCAGGGCATCGACAAGCAGAAGGTCGGCGAGGTCGCCGCGAACATCCGCAAGCTGCGGAAGCCCGACCCGTACAAGGCCAAGGGCGTCAAGTACGAGGGCGAAGTCATCCGCCGCAAGGTCGGAAAGGCGGGTAAGTAA